A genomic window from Phyllopteryx taeniolatus isolate TA_2022b chromosome 2, UOR_Ptae_1.2, whole genome shotgun sequence includes:
- the zrsr2 gene encoding U2 small nuclear ribonucleoprotein auxiliary factor 35 kDa subunit-related protein 2 isoform X1 → MAASLPPLNCAPPLSNKQRKAASRKERRKRKRQAIARARECDAQNGAIVDPNEEMDKEDDDDASFVLERQRLHDEWLERERLAQEEFLLRSEREEAARKRREDDERKIKEEWEAQQRREEQQKEQKQQEKRDREEAVQKMLDEAENQLTNGGPWMNPEAPVPDKSQNYGTERDAANCPFFLKTGSCRFGDRCSRKHVYPSTSPTLMIRAMFITYGMEQSQRDDYDGDASLEHSEEDLHESFTEFYHDVLPEFKTVGKVVQFKVSCNYEPHLRGNVYVQFDTEEQCRQAFIKFNGRWYAGKQLHCEICPVTRWKNAICGLFDRKKCPKGKHCNFLHVFRNPGNEFWEADRDLHLSPDHSIKRSQSERHSERYSDRHSERRGDRSRRSHWSRSPPRSERSYGKREDDRRSERSRDRRTSQHQRDDSRRSFRSARYDRASDRYPSRSREKSRSRSRDRKRSRDQDRNVKSPNKGEEKDRNGDTERNKPGREKSKRHSPENEDEKRRPDEDSKTRRRHKHSKKSKKKSKKKHKKRSCSPEGTTSSRESEDETEEKGERSQNNEDLSANPSIDAENSSITQVDEHTQSCS, encoded by the exons ATGGCAGCATCTCTTCCGCCATTGAACTGCGCTCCTCCTTTAAG TAACAAGCAACGCAAGGCTGCTTCcaggaaagaaagaagaaagcgGAAACGACAAGCAATCGCCCGAGCCAGGGAATGTG ACGCACAAAATGGAGCCATTGTTGATCCCAATGAGGAAATGGACaaagaggatgatgatgatgccagTTTTGTTCTTGAAAG gcAACGGCTACATGACGAGTGGCTAGAGCGAGAGCGGCTCGCGCAAGAAGAATTCCTTCTGAGGTCTGAGAGGGAGGAGGCTGCAAGGAAACGGAGAGAAGATGATGAG CGGAAGATAAAGGAGGAATGGGAGGCCCAGCAGAGAAGAgaagaacaacaaaaagagCAGAAGCAACAGGAGAAGCGAGACAGAGAG GAGGCTGTTCAGAAAATGTTGGATGAAGCAGAAAATCAG CTAACTAATGGAGGGCCGTGGATGAATCCTGAGGCTCCGGTTCCAGACAAATCTCAAAATTATGGGACGGAGCGAGATGCAGCCAACTGCCCTTTCTTCCTCAAGACTGGGTCCTGTCGATTTGGGGACAG ATGTTCTCGAAAGCACGTCTATCCATCGACCAGCCCCACTTTAATGATCCGGGCTATGTTTATAACATACGGCATGGAGCAGTCTCAACGTGACGACTACGACGGGGATGCTTCTCTGGAGCACAGCGAGGAAGATCTGCACGAGTCCTTTACTGAATTCTACCATGACGTTCTACCAGAGTTCAAGACTGTTGGCAAGGTGGTCCAGTTTAAG GTTAGCTGCAACTATGAGCCACACTTGCGAGGGAATGTTTACGTTCAGTTTGACAC AGAGGAGCAGTGCAGACAGGCCTTCATCAAGTTTAACGGAAGGTGGTACGCTGGCAAGCAGCTCCACTGTGAAATATGTCCTGTAACACGGTGGAAGAATGCCATTTGTG GACTGTTTGACAGAAAGAAGTGCCCCAAAGGGAAACACTGCAATTTCCTGCATGTATTCCGAAACCCTGGCAATGAATTCTGGGAGGCTGACAGGGACCTTCACCTATCACCGGACCACAGCATCAAGAGGAGTCAGTCGGAGAGACACTCGGAGAGATACTCGGACAGACACTCAGAGAGACGCGGAGACCGATCACGGAGGAGCCACTGGAGCAGAAGCCCACCGAGATCGGAGCGATCTTACGGCAAACGAGAGGACGACCGCCGCAGCGAGAGGAGTCGAGATAGGAGGACGTCACAGCACCAAAGAGACGACAGCAGGCGCTCATTCAGGTCAGCGCGGTATGACAGGGCGAGTGATAGGTACCCAAGCAGAAGCAGAGAAAAATCCCGCAGTAGAAGTCGAGACCGGAAAAGGAGTCGAGATCAAGACAGAAATGTAAAAAGTCCGAATAAAGGTgaagaaaaagacagaaatggAGACACGGAGAGAAACAAACCAGGCAGAGAAAAGAGCAAGCGTCACAGCCCGGAGAACGAAGACGAGAAAAGACGTCCCGATGAGGACAGCAAGACACGTCGCCGCCACAAACACTCgaaaaagagcaaaaagaaaagtaaGAAGAAGCACAAGAAGAGGAGCTGTTCACCTGAAGGCACGACTTCATCTCGAGAGTCAGAAGACGAGACTGAAGAAAAAGGAGAGCGCTCTCAGAACAATGAGGACTTGAGTGCAAATCCAAGCATTGATGCAGAGAATAGTTCCATAACACAAGTTGATGAGCACACACAAAGTTGTTCTTAG
- the ap1s2 gene encoding AP-1 complex subunit sigma-2, with the protein MQFMLLFSRQGKLRLQKWYVPLSDKERKKISRDLVQTILARKPKMCSFLEWRDLKIVYKRYASLYFCCAVEDQDNELITLEIIHRYVELLDKYFGSVCELDIIFNFEKAYFILDEFLLGGEAQETSKKNVLKAIEQADLLQEEAEAPRSVLEEIGLT; encoded by the exons ATGCAGTTCATGCTGCTGTTCAGCCGCCAGGGAAAGCTGCGCCTACAAAAGTGGTACGTGCCTCTCTCTGATAAGGAAAGGAAGAAGATCTCCAGAGATCTGGTTCAGACCATCCTGGCGAGGAAGCCCAaaatgtgcagctttttggAGTGGAGGGACCTGAAGATTGTCTACAAGAG GTATGCCAGCCTGTATTTCTGCTGTGCAGTTGAGGATCAGGACAACGAGTTGATCACCCTGGAGATCATCCACAGATATGTGGAGTTGTTGGACAAATATTTTGGCAGC GTGTGTGAGCTGGATATCATCTTCAACTTTGAGAAGGCCTACTTTATCCTTGACGAGTTCCTGCTGGGTGGAGAGGCCCAGGAAACCTCCAAGAAGAATGTTCTGAAAGCCATCGAGCAGGCAGACCTGCTGCAGGAG GAGGCGGAGGCCCCACGGAGTGTTTTAGAAGAAATCGGGCTGACATAG
- the zrsr2 gene encoding U2 small nuclear ribonucleoprotein auxiliary factor 35 kDa subunit-related protein 2 isoform X2 yields the protein MDKEDDDDASFVLERQRLHDEWLERERLAQEEFLLRSEREEAARKRREDDERKIKEEWEAQQRREEQQKEQKQQEKRDREEAVQKMLDEAENQLTNGGPWMNPEAPVPDKSQNYGTERDAANCPFFLKTGSCRFGDRCSRKHVYPSTSPTLMIRAMFITYGMEQSQRDDYDGDASLEHSEEDLHESFTEFYHDVLPEFKTVGKVVQFKVSCNYEPHLRGNVYVQFDTEEQCRQAFIKFNGRWYAGKQLHCEICPVTRWKNAICGLFDRKKCPKGKHCNFLHVFRNPGNEFWEADRDLHLSPDHSIKRSQSERHSERYSDRHSERRGDRSRRSHWSRSPPRSERSYGKREDDRRSERSRDRRTSQHQRDDSRRSFRSARYDRASDRYPSRSREKSRSRSRDRKRSRDQDRNVKSPNKGEEKDRNGDTERNKPGREKSKRHSPENEDEKRRPDEDSKTRRRHKHSKKSKKKSKKKHKKRSCSPEGTTSSRESEDETEEKGERSQNNEDLSANPSIDAENSSITQVDEHTQSCS from the exons ATGGACaaagaggatgatgatgatgccagTTTTGTTCTTGAAAG gcAACGGCTACATGACGAGTGGCTAGAGCGAGAGCGGCTCGCGCAAGAAGAATTCCTTCTGAGGTCTGAGAGGGAGGAGGCTGCAAGGAAACGGAGAGAAGATGATGAG CGGAAGATAAAGGAGGAATGGGAGGCCCAGCAGAGAAGAgaagaacaacaaaaagagCAGAAGCAACAGGAGAAGCGAGACAGAGAG GAGGCTGTTCAGAAAATGTTGGATGAAGCAGAAAATCAG CTAACTAATGGAGGGCCGTGGATGAATCCTGAGGCTCCGGTTCCAGACAAATCTCAAAATTATGGGACGGAGCGAGATGCAGCCAACTGCCCTTTCTTCCTCAAGACTGGGTCCTGTCGATTTGGGGACAG ATGTTCTCGAAAGCACGTCTATCCATCGACCAGCCCCACTTTAATGATCCGGGCTATGTTTATAACATACGGCATGGAGCAGTCTCAACGTGACGACTACGACGGGGATGCTTCTCTGGAGCACAGCGAGGAAGATCTGCACGAGTCCTTTACTGAATTCTACCATGACGTTCTACCAGAGTTCAAGACTGTTGGCAAGGTGGTCCAGTTTAAG GTTAGCTGCAACTATGAGCCACACTTGCGAGGGAATGTTTACGTTCAGTTTGACAC AGAGGAGCAGTGCAGACAGGCCTTCATCAAGTTTAACGGAAGGTGGTACGCTGGCAAGCAGCTCCACTGTGAAATATGTCCTGTAACACGGTGGAAGAATGCCATTTGTG GACTGTTTGACAGAAAGAAGTGCCCCAAAGGGAAACACTGCAATTTCCTGCATGTATTCCGAAACCCTGGCAATGAATTCTGGGAGGCTGACAGGGACCTTCACCTATCACCGGACCACAGCATCAAGAGGAGTCAGTCGGAGAGACACTCGGAGAGATACTCGGACAGACACTCAGAGAGACGCGGAGACCGATCACGGAGGAGCCACTGGAGCAGAAGCCCACCGAGATCGGAGCGATCTTACGGCAAACGAGAGGACGACCGCCGCAGCGAGAGGAGTCGAGATAGGAGGACGTCACAGCACCAAAGAGACGACAGCAGGCGCTCATTCAGGTCAGCGCGGTATGACAGGGCGAGTGATAGGTACCCAAGCAGAAGCAGAGAAAAATCCCGCAGTAGAAGTCGAGACCGGAAAAGGAGTCGAGATCAAGACAGAAATGTAAAAAGTCCGAATAAAGGTgaagaaaaagacagaaatggAGACACGGAGAGAAACAAACCAGGCAGAGAAAAGAGCAAGCGTCACAGCCCGGAGAACGAAGACGAGAAAAGACGTCCCGATGAGGACAGCAAGACACGTCGCCGCCACAAACACTCgaaaaagagcaaaaagaaaagtaaGAAGAAGCACAAGAAGAGGAGCTGTTCACCTGAAGGCACGACTTCATCTCGAGAGTCAGAAGACGAGACTGAAGAAAAAGGAGAGCGCTCTCAGAACAATGAGGACTTGAGTGCAAATCCAAGCATTGATGCAGAGAATAGTTCCATAACACAAGTTGATGAGCACACACAAAGTTGTTCTTAG